The DNA region CACCAGCAGCCTCACCCATGGTAACTGACTTGCCCCACAGCTGACCCTGCAGCCCCTTGGCCCCGAACCAGGCCCAGCCATGCTGTCTCTTGCAGGTGCTGGCCAAGTCCTGTGTGGGAACCCCACCAAGGGCCTGCGGGAGCGTAGGCACCAGTGCCAGGTACACCCCACAGGAACCAGCCCCCCAGGGGAACCAGTGTCCGGGGTTCTAGCCCTGACAGTGCCCTGCCCTGCCGCCATTCCAGGGCCAGAATCCCCAGAGCAGTCCCTTTTCCTCCCCAGGCCAGAGAGCCCGCGGAGCAGCTGCCCCAGCACAGGCCAGGAGATCTGGCCGCCAGCACTTCCTCCCCAGAGCCTGACCCTGCAGACAGCTCTGACTTCCTGGCCTTGGCTGGGCTTAGGGCCTGGAGGGAACTTGGCGTGCGGTGGGTGTCCCCCCAGCTCTACCACTGTGTGTGTCCTGTCCCATGGGGGGATCAGGGCTGGGGTGATCTACCTTGGCTGAGTCGTCATTGGTCCCAAGGCTCATGGACCATCCCTGAGCCCCACATGTACTTGGGATCAACTGCAAGAAGGGACAGGGCTcagctcctcctcttctccccacccTAGCCCCCTCCCCTGTAGGCACCCGGAGTCCCAACAGGAAGGGGCTGTAGCCCCCTGGGGCCCACGGAGGGTCCCTGAAGAGCAAGTGCACCAGGCAGAACCCAAGACTCCCCCCAGCCCCCCGAGCCTGGCCTCAGGTACTGAGCCTGCCCACCTGCTCCCCAGTGCCTGGGAGTGACCCAACACCCCACCTCTGTAAGGGGCCCCTTGCCCCAGATTGGACATGTCAGCCTGGCCCTACTTCCTCAGCCGGGCTCTGAGAGGGACTGTGACAGGGAGGCCCCCTTCTGGAGGTGGGGGGCTCATGACTGTAGGCGTCCCAACCCAAGTTCTGCCTCTCCCAAGCCATGGTCCAAGCCCTGTGACCTTGTGGGACATCCGGGCTGGACGAAAGAGGCGTTCCACAAAAGGGGGTATTAACAGAGTCCAGAGGGGTCTGGATAGAAAGAAGGAGCCACGCCAGGGTACCAAGGCCAGTGGCAGTTTTCAGGGGCACAGGCATGTGCCCACCAGAAGACCAAGGCAGGGAGGGTGCTGCTGCTTCACCCTAAAGATGGCACATGTACTCGGGGACACAGAATTAAGCCATGCAGTGCCCTTTCCGAAGGACACCAGCTTCAGTGTGACCACAACTGCAAGGCAGAGAGGACCCTCCCTCAGCGGGCAGGCAGGCTGGGGGGGGGGGCACTGTGAGCAGGGGCGACCCCACAGTGGGCAGCTGACCCTTCTCTGTGCAGGAGCCTGGTCAAGGGGGCTGGGATGGGCAGGGAACAGAGCAGGCCAAGCCTCTGCCCTTCCatatggtggtgggtgtctgtggAGGGGGCAGAGGAGTCAATAGCTGGTTACTTAGTGGCCAGGAGCtgcaggggtggagggagggcaggcagggcagtCAGGAGGAGGGGGAGCTGCAGTGGCCTCGAGGAAGGGTCAGGACAAAGGCATGCTGGGGCTCCAGTGGAGGCGGGTGCTGGGGGACCAGAGGCTTGGGAACTGGCCTGAGGCAGTCAGCCAGTGAGCAGACTCTCAGGGTCAGGACACAGATGACCCAGGGTCAGAGCCAGGCCTTGTGGTCTCCTTGTCAGGGTCAGGACACAGATGATCTAGGGCCAGAACCAGGCCTTGCAGCCTCCTTGTCTGTCGCAGAGGTGGGCCTGCCCAAGCGAGTCAGGGGTCACAGGGCTGGGAACACAGAAAGTGGGGTGCAGGGGTGCTGCCGCCTGTGGACCCCCAGCCTAGACCACTGCCTCGGGGCTGCAGGGCCATGGGTGGGCTGTGGCCTCCCCACCGGGTGACTCCCTTCCCTGACAGCCTTTCTGATGTGCTGTCACTCTGCTTGCTTTCTAGAGCCTTCCGGGACCTCAAGCCAGCACCTGGTCCCTTTCCCTCCCAAGCACCCAAAGCCACGAGATTCTGGCAGCAGCTCCCCACGGTGGTCGATAGACCTGCAGTCCAGGGGGCGTCGGCTCCGAGCCCTGGGCAGCTGGGGGCCTGGCCTGGGTGATGGGGTGGCTGCAGTGCCTGTCCTGAGAGCCCTGGAGGTGGCCTCGGGCCTGACCCCTCGAGCCCAGGGACATCCTGGCCCAAAGCCAGCACCAGATGCAGCAGCCAGACCTCCCAGGGCAGCTGAACTGTCTCACCCCAGCCCCGTCCCCACTTAGTGTAGCCCCCACTTCAAGTTCGCCTGTGCTGGGGCCATGACCTGCCCACGTATGTGGTCACCGAGCACAGAACATCTGGGCGGGTGTGTTGGGGGGTGGAAGGAGTGCCTGGCCCTGGGGAGGATCCTCTTGGTGGAGGGGAGTGGGGGACTGGAACCAGCCAGGAAGGCAGCAGAGGCTGGAACCGTTTAGGCCCACAGCTGGGTTTGGCCTGGGGAGGGAGGGTCCCGCTCCCCAGCCCTTCCTTAGGGCCAGGCTTTCCCTCGGGAACGGAGGTGGGGGGACTGGTCACCCGGCAGGCCTGTCAGAGGCCTCTCCTGCTACAGTTGGGCGTGGCCAAGGGGCAGGGGCTGGAGTTGCGAGTCCAGTCTGCCACCCCCTTACTGGACCCAGGGTAAGAGCCACCTCCTAGGCCCTGTGGCCCAGGGTTCCAGCTGCTCGCCCCGAGGCCGCTGGAGGTGCGTCCCAGGCCTCCCGTCTCCTGGGATCTGTAGGACTCCCGCGCCCACCGCAATAAGGCGGCCCGTTCCCTCCTCTTGGCGCAGGACGCCCCGAACGCAAGCGCAACATTTTCAACTGTCAGGTGTACAGAAATGCGGTTTACTTTGTAGGCCATGTTGGTTCAATAAATGATGCAGCGGACACAGCCCGCCCAGCCCCCGCGCCCGCCCGCGCCCTCCCTCGCGGTCCCGGCCCGCTCCTCCGCGCCTAGGCGCCGCGGCAGGTGTCCGCGGTGACCGGCAGGCAGCTGAGGAAGCGGAAGCCGAATCTGCTCTCCGCCGTGCTCTGCACCGACAGGGCCACCAGGGGGCAGCTCCGGTCCACGCGCTTCCGGCACACCTGCGGGGCGCGGGGGCTGAGGCGCgcgtggggcggggcggggacgggaggggaggggagctgaCGGGAGGGGGAGAGGCGGGGAGGGGAGCGGAGGAGCGGGGACAGGGGAGGAGCggggaggggacagggaaggGGGCGCGCCCGCACGCGCGCACTCACCCGAACTCGTTGCTCCTTCTGGAGCCGACGGTCCTCCAGTCCCAGCCCGGCCTCTGCGGGAGGCGACGGCAGGGTGGGGTCACCTGGGATGGTGGGCAGGTGCTGCGGCGCGGGGATCCCGGGAGTCTCGGGCCGCGCGGGCCCCTCCCGCGCGTGGAAGAGTTTCCCCGAGCTCATTGGGGGCAGCAGGCCCCGCGTGCTGGTGGAGGGAGGGTCGTGAGGGTGGCGGCCGGCCCGGGAAAGGCGGCCCTAGAGGGCTCCGTGCCTGGGGCTGAGCAGGGGCCGCGGGGCGTCCTGGAGGACTGGAGGGCGGCCTGGGCGCGGCCTGGGGAAGTTGGGGGCCGTCCTAGCGCGGGGATGCGAGGCACCGTTTCTCTGGGGCGGGGCCTGGGGAGGGAGGCCAGATCCCGGGCACCCGCGGTCCCCACCCTGGTCTCCGGCGACTGACCCGGGGCTCCCGCACCCGGCCTTTGCGCAGGGGTTGAGGTGGGCGCGGCGGCTTGCAGGTGTCTGCGCGGGGCCCTGACTTCAGGGAGCGGGAAGCGGTCGATGGACAGGTCGGTGCCGTCGTCGAAGACCCTCGGGGCCGGAGTCTCGCGGCGTGGGATCCGGTGCTCACTGAGAACCTGCGGGGCGCGTCGGTCACCCCCACACCCCAGCCCCGGCCGCCCCCCCGGGGGCCCGCACCGACCTCGCCCTTGGGGCTCAGGAGCAGCGTCGCGCAGCCGCGGCTGGAGAGGAGGGGGACGGGCTCCCGGCCCGAGGACGCGCGCGGCGGCTTCTTGGCGCTGCGGGTCCCCTCGCCCCAGACCTGGAAGGGCGCGGAGCGGCGGGTGAGGGACGGCCGGGCCGGGCCGTCGGGGCCGGGCTCCCGGGCCGAGGCGCACCGTGATGTGGTGCCGCGGGGCCAGCAGCGTGCCCGGCGGGAAGCGGTACAGGCGCTCTGGCAAGCCGCGCACCAGCTGCTTCAGCACCATGCAGCTCAGGTCGGCCGTGCTCTCCAGCGACGGGTTGAAGATGCGGACGAACTTCTCCCGGCAGCTCACGGCCACGATCTTCAGGCCTATCGGGCTGGGACGAGACGGGGCGCTGTCCCAGGAGGAGATGCGGCCGGTCCACCCGCACAGCTGCGCGCCCCCCAGGAAACCAGCTCCAGCCCGGCGCGGGAAGCCTGGGTCACTCACCCCTTACCTCTGCAGGTGTTCCGGGCTCCGACGGTCAGGGTCTGTGCAGGGCTGGGGCGCCAGGACTGGCTCGCCGTGCCTGGGTGAGTGGGTTTTCTGGAGATCTAGAGAGAGCAGCGCTTTTGGGGAGGGGCCCTCGAATGGAGCGTCTCACAGGGACGTTCCCTGTGCGGCCAGAACAGGCCTGCAGCAGCTGGGGGCGCGGGGAGCAGGGCCAGGGTCAGATGGGGCAGGAAAGGTGGTTGGACCTTGGGGGCTGGAGGACCTCCTTTAGGGCTCTGGGTGATATCACAGCTCTGAGGGGGCGAAGGATGGCTGAAGGGTAACCAGGGCAGACCCGCCCCACTGCACCTTCCAAGTCCCTGCTGGAGCTCCTGGCCTGTACCAGCGCCTGATTGGAGGAAGCTTGGTGGTCCCGGGGTGGGTGCCCTACCACCTGCACGAGGGAAGGCAGGCCCGGCCGGTAGCTGCTGGAGTCCGAGTCAGCGCCCCCTGAGCTGCTGGTGTTCAGACAGGGCAGGCAGCCCCACTCCACCGTCTTGTGATGCCGCTCAGAGTGCTTTCCAGAGGACTCTGAGCTCCCTGTATCCAGCTgtggccagggctggggctgcctgTGGACCACACTCTGCTTGAtggccactccagctccagaccccagccctgcccccatcCAGCCCCACAAGACAGCACAGCAGGGAGCCCCTCTTGCCTCCCAGGACCCAGGCCCAGCTCATGGCAGGACAGTGACAGTCCCTCAACCCTAACGCATCTTACAGTTCAGAGAACTGAGCACTGGAAGGTTTAAGGGACTTATCCAGGGACACTAAGGGGTCCTTTAGTGTTCTGGGTCTTCACCAGCCCAGGTGAGCCCTCCCTTCTGGCCCCTGGGGAGTCCCTGCTCTGTGCAGTTACTTTTGCTTTGAGCTGGGCTCCATGTTGATGAAGAGGTTGGGGTACCGGTGGGCAATGCTGTTCCAGTCCACGTCCTCCAGTCGAAAGCCCTGGCCACGAAGCAAGAGGCATGTGGTCCTCCCCTCCTGCAGGGCTCCAGATCCCAGACCACACACGTGGGAGGCCTAGCTCACCTCCCCAGTGGGGGCCTGAATGTTTTCAGAGAGGTCACTTGGGTCCATCAGAGTCTCTGCTGTCACCACCTGCAAGAGGGGACCAGAGGCCAGcgggcaggggctggggtgaaGGTTACCCCTCCCCTACAGCACCTCTTCTCTTTGACCTCACCTGTGCTTTGAGGCCTCCTGATTCCTCCCTGCTGGAGCCCAGAGTTCCAGAGGCAGCCTGAGCAGGGCAGGTTTCCAGGCAGGCCAGGGCACCCCAGCAGAGGCACCCGATGAGAGGGGGAGGGCTAGGGAGGGCAGCCTGGGGCAGGAGGACTTGGGGGACAGGCTCACCTCCACACTGCCAGTCTGGGATCGTAGCATGCGGCCCACCCACGAGGAGCGGGCCAGCTGCAGGAGGCAGGACTTCTGCAAGTTCTGCAGCtcggcctccacctcctggagcGTGCGGGTGGTCTGCAATAGCCGCTCCTCCAGGTGCTCCTTCTCCTGCTCCGGGAGGGCCcgtgggtggtggtggggggggtcTTCTGCAGAAGGCCCCCAGGCCAGCCCCAGCGTGGCTCCCCAACACCACAACCCTGCCCACTCCCTGTACCCCCGCCTCACCCACTGGGCTCGCTCCTTCTGTTCCTTCAACTCCAGGGTCAGCTTCTGGACCTGGTTCTGCAGGAACTTCTCCTGACTGTGGGAGCTCCTGGAGGAGGGGCGACCTCAGTTGCCCTCACCTGGCTCAGGCAGGGGTTCCTAATACCAGGTCAGTGgcgaaggaggggaggaggggctcCACTGCCACCTTGGCCCCAAGGGCACACAGCACAGCCCCACTGGGGCCGGCCAGCCTCCGGCTGGTCTGGGCAGGGGTCTAGCACCCATCCACATGCGCAGGGTTAGGGTTGAGGCTATAGCATGTTAACTTAGGATCAGGGTGGAGGGTCAGCGTGGGCAAGGATGAGGGTAAGGATCTGACTCAGCGGTTGGGATTGGGGTCAGACAGAAACCAGCAGTCTGGGCGAGGACAGGGCAGGGTTGGGTTGGTTGGGGACTGTGCTGCAGACCTGTTGGGTGGAAtccctgccacctcctccaggatgTGGCAGAGCCGGGTGTCCTTGCCATTCTGGACAGCCCACCGCAAGGCCTGGATCTCCAGTTCTCGCTGCCTCCACAGCAGCCGCAGTGTGCGAGGGTCCAGGGACTCAAGAGCCagcctgcagcagcagcagcccctgcTGCTTACTCAGGCCGGGCCCCTGGCCACCTGGCCCAGGAGGCTCaccactcctccctcccctccttacTGCAGGTCAGCAGAGCAGGCCGCCCGTGTGGGGTGGGGCGTGGTGTCCGGCAGGCATGTGGGGGTCTCGGGGGCTGCAGGTGCGCCTGCTGGAGGTCCCAGGTGACCActgacagactctcgctctgtggGGGACAGAAGAGCCTCTTCCTTGGCTTCTTCAACCCCCTGGCCAGACTTGGGGGCCATTCTCAATGTTCTTCAGGAGTGGAGGGGTGGGGGTCCCAAGTTGGCTATGTGTGCCTCGTGTGGCCACACAGCTTGGAGCAGCCCAGGCGGCACCACTGCTCACAGAGCGTCGCTCTCTGAAGAGACCCACATGTGGATGTCCACACCTGTGTGTTTCTGACCAGGATGGGGCAGCAGGTCACCACCTGACATATCCCTGGCATGTCCCCCTGCCACCCAGGTGCTGGCCCTTTGCCTGTCATGTGGTGTCCCTCTTTCTCTTGTACCCCCAGTTCAGGGCCCTACCCCCAGCACTCACCTGAGGCCAGACCTCCAAGCAGGCCTGGGAGGGAAGGGCTCTATACCGttgccatggataccagcacccaGAAGGGGAGGGGCTGTTTGTTACCAGGAGCCTCCAGGGAGACCCCAGACCAGGCCCCTGGGTGAGTTCTGGGCTGGGCCAGCCCAGCTTGGAGGTGTGAGAGGCTGAGCCACTGCTCAGCTTAGCGGGGGGGGGGGACCACTTAGTGGCCAGCACCCTGAGGGAGGCCCCAGCATCCCCTACCTAACCTGACAGCACCTGCGGGATAAATATGGGGGCACTGCTGCCTGTGGGCCAGCCCAGCATAGCCATGGGTGTGTGGGGGAAGCAGACAGGTAACAGTGACAAGCTGGGGACTGTGCTGAACGCTCACTGGGAATAGTATGCCCCTGCCCACAgcctctttttaaattaataattaattttttagagacagggtcttgctctggtgtccaggctgaagtgccttggtgtgatcacagctcacggtAACCTCGAATTcttggacttaagtgatcctcccacttccacctcttgaattgctgagactacaggcacctgcctccaccaccaggcccagcccacaGCTCCTTTGACCTCAGTGACAGGCCCTCACCTACCTGACCCCCCAAACTGAAGGCTCACCTTTCCCAGCCATCTCCACACACTCTGGGCTACCCTCAGGGGGCCCTGTGGGCATTCTCATTACCATGACACGTATTCCCTCTGCTCCAGGACAAAAACGAGGTCCCAGACCTGAGCCACAAGACCCAAGCATTCCAGCCTTCACCCTCCACTTCGCCCTCACTCATTCACCCTTCATCTCGGCAACTTTCGGCTATGTAAGGGCTCCCTAGCCGAGCGCAGGAGACAGCCAGGCAGGAGACCCTCCACGCCCACAACTCGTTCTGAGCTGGGCAGAACTGGCAATCAATGGCCCACACAGCTGACCGCGAGGCTGCGGGGCCCTGGGCGGGACAGTAGGGTAGGGGGTGGAGGAGCGGCTTCCAGCCAGCTTCCCTGTTCGTAGGGCCTGGCACTGGGTCCAAAAGGGGCAGGAAGGTGTAGGAGAAGAGCCTCAGCCAGAGTCCGGGCCTTCTCCTGAGCGGGCACCTCCCGCACCAGGGCTCGGCGCCCGCCAGCTCCGCAGAGTTCTACCTCCCTTGCCGCGACTGGTGATCCTGCGACCCCGCGACCCCTGCGCGTCCAGGCTACTGCCGCTGGGGTAGGCTCCACAGGCTGGCCCGGGAAGCGAGGGGAGGGGCTGGTCCCTCTGCCCCTGAACGCAGGCGGGGGGTTGCGGGATCCCAAGCCAGAGACCTTCCCTGGGCGGGAACCCGCCACACACGAGAAGGCTGCTGAGGAAGTCGGCCCAGGAGCGGGGTCAGACACCTGCCTCGACGCGCCGCCCGCAGGTCGCAGCCGCCGCGTTTCCGCGTTGTtcgcggggtgggggtgggggcggggaccGCGGCTCGGCCCCTCCCTCCGACCCGCCCACACCTGGAGTCTCTGGGGGCGGGGCGCGGCGGCAGGCCAATGGATCGGGGAGGGGCGTGACAGATAGCCAATGGGCGCGGGGGAGGGGGCGGAACACCCGCGCTGAGCA from Rhinopithecus roxellana isolate Shanxi Qingling chromosome 15, ASM756505v1, whole genome shotgun sequence includes:
- the LMNTD2 gene encoding LOW QUALITY PROTEIN: lamin tail domain-containing protein 2 (The sequence of the model RefSeq protein was modified relative to this genomic sequence to represent the inferred CDS: deleted 1 base in 1 codon), translating into MAPKSGQGVEEAKEEALLSPTERESVSGHLGPPAGAPAAPETPTCLPDTTPHPTRAACSADLQLALESLDPRTLRLLWRQRELEIQALRWAVQNGKDTRLCHILEEVAGIPPNRSSHSQEKFLQNQVQKLTLELKEQKERAQWEKEHLEERLLQTTRTLQEVEAELQNLQKSCLLQLARSSWVGRMLRSQTGSVEVVTAETLMDPSDLSENIQAPTGEGFRLEDVDWNSIAHRYPNLFINMEPSSKQKQPQPWPQLDTGSSESSGKHSERHHKTVEWGCLPCLNTSSSGGADSDSSSYRPGLPSLVQVVGHPPRDHQASSNQALVQARSSSRDLEDLQKTHSPRHGEPVLAPQPCTDPDRRSPEHLQSPIGLKIVAVSCREKFVRIFNPSLESTADLSCMVLKQLVRGLPERLYRFPPGTLLAPRHHITVWGEGTRSAKKPPRASSGREPVPLLSSRGCATLLLSPKGEVLSEHRIPRRETPAPRVFDDGTDLSIDRFPLPESGPRADTCKPPRPPQPLRKGRVREPRVSRRRPGTRGLLPPMSSGKLFHAREGPARPETPGIPAPQHLPTIPGDPTLPSPPAEAGLGLEDRRLQKEQRVRVCRKRVDRSCPLVALSVQSTAESRFGFRFLSCLPVTADTCRGA